In Brevundimonas sp. SGAir0440, one DNA window encodes the following:
- a CDS encoding aminotransferase class V-fold PLP-dependent enzyme → MADGAVVNTFDPYAVRAQFPILSRQVNGKPLVYLDNAASAQKPRAVIDALVATMEGGYANVHRGLHTLSNEATEAFEKAREIVARFLNAESAEQVVWTKGGTEAINLVANGLGLSIEPGDEILVSEMEHHSNIVPWHLLRERRGAVIKWIPVKDDGSLDMAAYADLLGPRTRMVAVTHMSNVLGTINPVAEISRLAHASGAQVLIDGCQGAVHATPDVQAIGCDFYVLTGHKLFAPTGIGALYGKAEALEALPPYQGGGEMIETVAQDRVTYARPPHRFEAGTPPILEAIGLGAALEWLAQYERAAVQAHEHALYQHAVDRLQGQTWLRVLGQAEGKGAILTFAVEGAHAHDVAQIMDRYGVAVRAGLHCAEPLAKRMGVTSSTRASFALYNTVEDADAFVDALIKARNFFV, encoded by the coding sequence ATGGCTGACGGCGCGGTTGTGAACACCTTCGATCCCTATGCCGTGCGGGCGCAGTTCCCGATCCTGTCGCGACAGGTGAACGGCAAGCCGCTGGTCTATCTGGACAACGCGGCCTCGGCCCAGAAGCCGCGCGCGGTGATCGACGCCCTGGTCGCGACGATGGAAGGCGGCTACGCCAACGTCCACCGAGGCCTGCACACCCTGTCGAACGAGGCGACCGAGGCCTTCGAAAAGGCGCGCGAGATCGTCGCCCGCTTCCTCAACGCCGAGAGCGCCGAACAGGTGGTCTGGACCAAGGGCGGGACCGAGGCGATCAATCTGGTGGCCAACGGGCTGGGCCTCAGCATCGAGCCGGGCGACGAGATCCTCGTCTCGGAGATGGAGCATCACTCCAACATCGTACCGTGGCATCTGCTGCGTGAACGACGCGGGGCGGTGATCAAGTGGATTCCGGTCAAGGACGACGGCTCGCTGGACATGGCGGCCTATGCCGACCTGCTGGGGCCCAGGACGCGGATGGTCGCCGTCACCCATATGTCCAACGTGCTGGGGACCATCAATCCGGTCGCCGAGATCAGCCGCTTGGCCCATGCGTCGGGCGCTCAGGTGCTGATCGACGGTTGCCAAGGGGCGGTCCATGCGACGCCGGACGTGCAGGCCATCGGCTGCGACTTCTACGTCCTGACCGGGCACAAGCTGTTTGCGCCCACTGGCATCGGCGCCCTGTACGGCAAGGCCGAGGCGCTGGAGGCGCTGCCGCCCTATCAGGGCGGGGGCGAGATGATCGAGACGGTTGCGCAGGACCGCGTGACCTACGCCCGGCCACCTCACCGGTTCGAGGCGGGGACGCCCCCGATCCTGGAGGCCATCGGCCTGGGCGCGGCGTTGGAATGGCTGGCGCAATACGAGCGGGCGGCGGTGCAGGCGCATGAGCATGCCCTCTATCAGCACGCTGTCGACCGACTTCAGGGTCAGACCTGGCTGCGGGTTTTGGGGCAGGCCGAAGGCAAGGGCGCGATCCTGACCTTCGCCGTCGAGGGCGCGCACGCCCATGACGTGGCCCAGATCATGGACCGTTACGGGGTCGCGGTGCGCGCGGGTCTGCACTGCGCCGAGCCGCTGGCGAAAAGAATGGGAGTGACGTCGAGCACCCGCGCGTCCTTCGCCCTATATAACACCGTGGAGGATGCCGACGCCTTCGTGGATGCGCTGATCAAGGCGCGGAACTTCTTCGTATAA
- the sufD gene encoding Fe-S cluster assembly protein SufD has product MTAAFAIDLTDAETYPSRRTEAWKYSDLKRYLRAAPEPSGTAEVGPPGPFYDLGGEAIVFANGRAVGVTDFIASGERTLRLRYVSDAVGTGHTASARVSARAGARLLLLETHEGAGSAYVAHNTLELDVAAGAEVTRVVLVEEPEDAISIAEAHVKVEAGGVYRQTIVTTGAKLQRIETRITHYAQGAQVQADGLYLLNGSRHADLTSVVRHVEHDGATSQLIKGVARDTARGVFQGKIVVERGADGTDARMGHHALIASERAEIDAKPELIIYADDVQCAHGNTVGTLDESALFYMQQRGIPADEARALLTQAFLIEVIDRIEHEGAREVAREWLTARL; this is encoded by the coding sequence ATGACCGCGGCCTTCGCCATCGACCTGACCGACGCCGAGACCTATCCGTCGCGACGGACGGAAGCGTGGAAATACAGCGACCTGAAGCGCTACCTTCGCGCCGCGCCGGAGCCGTCAGGCACGGCTGAGGTCGGGCCGCCGGGACCGTTTTACGATCTGGGCGGGGAGGCGATCGTCTTCGCCAACGGACGCGCCGTCGGCGTGACCGACTTCATCGCCTCGGGCGAGCGGACGCTGCGGTTGCGCTATGTGTCGGACGCCGTCGGCACGGGCCACACGGCCAGCGCGCGGGTTTCGGCGCGCGCGGGCGCCAGGCTGCTGCTGCTGGAAACGCATGAGGGCGCAGGCTCGGCCTACGTCGCGCACAATACGCTGGAACTGGACGTGGCGGCCGGGGCCGAGGTGACGCGCGTCGTGCTGGTCGAGGAGCCGGAAGACGCCATCTCCATCGCCGAGGCCCATGTGAAGGTCGAGGCGGGCGGCGTCTATCGCCAAACCATCGTCACGACCGGCGCCAAGTTGCAGCGGATCGAGACGCGCATCACCCACTATGCCCAGGGCGCTCAGGTTCAGGCCGACGGCCTTTATCTGCTGAACGGATCGCGCCATGCGGACCTGACCAGCGTGGTGCGTCATGTGGAACACGACGGCGCGACCTCGCAACTGATCAAGGGCGTGGCCCGCGACACGGCGCGCGGCGTCTTCCAAGGCAAGATTGTGGTCGAGCGCGGCGCCGACGGCACCGATGCGCGCATGGGCCACCACGCCCTGATCGCTTCCGAGCGGGCCGAGATCGACGCCAAGCCGGAGCTGATCATCTATGCCGACGACGTGCAGTGCGCGCACGGCAACACCGTGGGGACGCTGGACGAGAGCGCCCTGTTCTACATGCAGCAGCGCGGCATTCCGGCCGACGAGGCCCGCGCCCTGCTGACCCAGGCCTTCCTGATCGAGGTCATCGACCGGATCGAGCATGAGGGCGCGAGAGAGGTGGCGCGGGAATGGCTGACGGCGCGGTTGTGA
- the sufC gene encoding Fe-S cluster assembly ATPase SufC translates to MLNINNLNVSVGEKPILKGLTLDVPAGEVHAIMGPNGAGKSTLGYALSGRPGYEATEGSVEWSGEDLLALDPAERAAKGVFLSFQYPIEIPGVPALTFVRTALNAQKRARGEEEVAAPAFLKLVREASKALKMDFDMLKRPLNVGFSGGEKKRMEILQMALLEPSLLILDETDSGLDIDALRIVSEGVNALRSPDRAMLVITHYQRLLDYIKPDRVHVLAGGRIVASGGPELALELEAEGYDKYLPPVLEGAA, encoded by the coding sequence ATGCTTAACATCAACAACCTCAATGTCTCTGTCGGCGAAAAGCCGATTCTCAAGGGGCTGACGCTCGACGTTCCCGCCGGCGAGGTGCACGCCATCATGGGGCCGAACGGGGCCGGCAAGTCGACGCTCGGCTACGCTCTATCGGGACGGCCGGGCTATGAGGCGACGGAAGGGTCTGTCGAATGGTCGGGCGAGGACCTGCTGGCGCTGGACCCGGCCGAGCGGGCGGCCAAGGGCGTCTTCCTGTCGTTCCAGTATCCGATCGAGATTCCCGGCGTGCCGGCCCTGACCTTCGTGCGGACGGCGCTGAATGCGCAGAAGCGCGCGCGGGGCGAGGAAGAGGTGGCGGCGCCCGCTTTCCTGAAGCTGGTTCGTGAGGCGTCCAAGGCGTTGAAGATGGACTTCGACATGCTGAAGCGGCCGTTGAACGTCGGCTTCTCCGGCGGCGAGAAGAAGCGAATGGAAATCCTGCAGATGGCCCTGCTGGAGCCGTCGCTGCTGATCCTGGACGAGACGGATTCCGGCCTGGACATCGATGCCCTGCGCATCGTGTCGGAGGGTGTCAACGCGCTGCGCTCGCCCGACCGCGCCATGCTGGTCATCACCCACTATCAGCGCCTGCTCGACTACATCAAACCGGACCGGGTGCATGTGCTGGCCGGCGGTCGGATCGTGGCGTCGGGCGGGCCGGAACTGGCGCTGGAGCTGGAGGCGGAAGGGTACGACAAGTATCTGCCGCCCGTCCTAGAGGGGGCCGCATGA
- the sufB gene encoding Fe-S cluster assembly protein SufB, giving the protein MAAVKETIDAVAALEKYEHGFTSDIETEYAPKGLSAEIVRFISEKKGEPEWMLEWRLAAYERWLAMEEPTWAAVRYEPVDYQDLFYYAAPKKKDGPKSLDEVDPEILEIYKKLGIPLKEQEVLAGVQGAPKVAVDAVFDSVSVVTTFKEELAKVGVIFMPISEALREYPDLVRQYLGSVVPVSDNYFAALNSAVFSDGSFVYIPPGVKCPMELSTYFRINASQTGQFERTLIIADKGAYVSYLEGCTAPMRDENQLHAAVVEIVALDDAEVKYSTVQNWYPGDAEGKGGIYNFVTKRADCRGDRSKVSWTQVETGSAVTWKYPSCVLKGEESSGEFYSIAITNGHQQADTGTKMIHLGKNSKSRIIAKAVSAGRSDSTYRGLVSVHPKATGVRNFTQCDSLLIGKECGSHTIPYIEARNGSAQLEHEATTTRLSDDQLFYAQQRGLSQEEAVALLVNGFVRGVMQKLPMEFAVEAQKLVAISLEGSVG; this is encoded by the coding sequence ATGGCCGCCGTCAAGGAAACCATCGACGCCGTCGCCGCGCTGGAGAAGTACGAGCACGGCTTCACGTCCGACATCGAGACGGAATATGCGCCCAAGGGACTGAGCGCCGAGATCGTGCGCTTCATTTCCGAAAAGAAGGGCGAGCCGGAATGGATGCTGGAATGGCGTCTGGCCGCCTATGAGCGCTGGCTGGCGATGGAGGAGCCGACCTGGGCGGCGGTCCGTTACGAGCCCGTCGATTATCAGGACCTGTTCTACTATGCGGCGCCCAAGAAGAAGGACGGGCCGAAGTCGCTGGACGAGGTCGATCCCGAAATCCTGGAAATCTACAAGAAGCTGGGCATTCCGCTAAAGGAGCAGGAGGTGCTGGCCGGGGTGCAGGGCGCGCCCAAGGTCGCCGTGGACGCCGTGTTCGACAGCGTGTCGGTGGTCACGACCTTCAAAGAGGAATTGGCCAAGGTCGGCGTGATTTTCATGCCGATTTCCGAGGCCTTGCGCGAATATCCTGATCTGGTGCGGCAATATCTGGGATCGGTGGTGCCGGTCTCGGACAACTATTTCGCGGCGCTGAACAGCGCGGTCTTTTCGGACGGCTCGTTCGTCTACATCCCGCCGGGCGTCAAATGTCCGATGGAGCTGTCGACCTATTTCCGCATCAACGCGAGCCAGACGGGCCAGTTCGAGCGGACCCTGATCATCGCCGACAAGGGGGCTTACGTCTCCTATCTGGAAGGCTGCACCGCGCCGATGCGCGACGAGAATCAGCTGCATGCGGCCGTGGTCGAGATCGTGGCCCTGGACGACGCCGAGGTGAAGTACTCGACCGTCCAGAACTGGTACCCCGGAGACGCCGAGGGCAAGGGCGGCATCTACAACTTCGTGACCAAGCGCGCCGACTGCCGGGGCGATCGGTCCAAAGTCAGCTGGACCCAGGTCGAGACCGGCTCGGCCGTGACCTGGAAATATCCGTCCTGCGTCCTGAAGGGCGAGGAGTCGTCCGGCGAGTTCTATTCCATCGCCATCACCAACGGGCATCAGCAGGCCGACACCGGCACCAAGATGATCCACCTGGGCAAGAATTCGAAGTCGCGGATCATCGCCAAGGCGGTGTCGGCGGGACGGTCGGATTCGACCTATCGAGGCCTGGTCTCGGTGCATCCGAAGGCGACGGGCGTGCGCAACTTCACCCAGTGCGACTCCCTGCTGATCGGCAAGGAGTGCGGCTCGCACACCATCCCCTATATCGAGGCGCGCAACGGCTCGGCCCAACTGGAGCACGAGGCGACGACGACGCGCCTGTCGGACGACCAGCTGTTCTACGCCCAGCAGCGGGGGCTGTCGCAGGAGGAGGCGGTGGCCCTTCTGGTCAACGGCTTCGTGCGCGGCGTGATGCAGAAACTGCCGATGGAATTCGCCGTCGAGGCGCAGAAGCTGGTGGCGATCAGCCTTGAAGGCTCGGTTGGATAA
- a CDS encoding cysteine desulfurase family protein: MTGVYLDYNASGLVRPEVLEIMARALADNGNPSAVHAAGRRARARVETARAQVADLVGADPTAVVFNSGGTEANAQGVASALAAGCERLIVSATEHPCVAEAAANTGVAVEVLPVDANGVVDLDWLAEALSRPGRSVVAIHHANNESGVIQPVAEAAALVRAAGGWLHVDAIQSAGKIAVDMRALDADTLTLSAHKLGGAQGVGALIFKEGLSGVRILHGAGQERGLRAGTENVPGIAGFGVAADCAARDLETMASHVAWRDAAEAKVKSAGATIIGGGVARLPNTLFMAVEGWDSPQQLITLDLTGVMVSAGSACSSGKVKPSKTISAMGLNALATGGVRVSGGWGTVEGDWARFADAWVAAYNKHKTRAAERVREVA, encoded by the coding sequence ATGACCGGCGTCTATCTGGACTACAACGCCTCGGGCCTAGTGCGGCCGGAGGTGCTGGAGATCATGGCCAGGGCCCTGGCCGACAATGGCAATCCCTCAGCGGTCCATGCGGCGGGCCGGCGGGCGCGGGCGCGGGTCGAGACCGCACGGGCGCAGGTCGCGGACTTGGTCGGGGCCGATCCGACGGCGGTGGTGTTCAACTCGGGCGGCACCGAGGCGAACGCCCAGGGCGTCGCAAGCGCGCTGGCGGCCGGTTGCGAACGGTTGATCGTGTCGGCGACCGAGCATCCGTGCGTGGCCGAAGCGGCCGCGAACACGGGCGTAGCCGTAGAGGTTCTGCCGGTCGATGCGAACGGGGTGGTCGATCTGGACTGGCTGGCGGAGGCGCTGAGCCGCCCGGGCCGGTCCGTGGTCGCCATCCATCATGCGAACAACGAAAGCGGCGTCATCCAGCCGGTCGCCGAGGCGGCGGCGCTGGTGCGGGCGGCGGGCGGCTGGCTGCATGTCGACGCCATCCAGTCGGCGGGCAAGATCGCGGTCGATATGCGCGCGCTGGACGCGGACACCCTGACCCTGTCGGCGCACAAGCTGGGTGGGGCGCAGGGCGTCGGCGCCCTGATCTTCAAGGAAGGTCTGTCGGGCGTGCGGATCCTGCACGGCGCGGGGCAGGAGCGGGGCTTGCGCGCCGGGACCGAGAACGTGCCGGGCATCGCCGGGTTCGGCGTCGCAGCCGATTGCGCCGCGCGGGATCTGGAGACGATGGCTTCGCATGTCGCCTGGCGCGATGCGGCCGAGGCGAAGGTCAAGTCCGCAGGCGCGACCATCATCGGCGGCGGCGTGGCGCGTCTGCCCAACACCCTGTTCATGGCGGTCGAGGGCTGGGACAGCCCGCAGCAACTGATCACCCTGGACCTGACGGGGGTCATGGTGTCGGCCGGCTCGGCCTGTTCGTCGGGCAAGGTGAAGCCGTCCAAGACCATCAGCGCCATGGGCCTGAATGCGCTGGCGACCGGGGGCGTGCGCGTCTCCGGCGGCTGGGGCACGGTCGAGGGCGACTGGGCAAGGTTCGCCGACGCCTGGGTCGCCGCCTACAACAAGCACAAGACGCGCGCCGCCGAGCGCGTGAGAGAGGTCGCCTGA
- a CDS encoding Rrf2 family transcriptional regulator, with protein sequence MRLSTKGRYAVMAMADLAKNGRGESGEIRAVSLAEIAARQEISLSYLEQLFARLRKSELVKSVRGPGGGYRLAKAAHETVVAEIVLAVDEPIRATRCVAHGSPKGCMLAGERCITHNLWEDLGDEIHRYLAGVSLEDVVMNRTGQRRRNVEPSAVGVAA encoded by the coding sequence ATGCGTCTGTCGACCAAGGGACGATACGCCGTGATGGCGATGGCCGATCTGGCGAAGAACGGACGCGGCGAGAGCGGTGAAATCCGGGCGGTTTCGCTGGCCGAGATCGCCGCGCGCCAGGAGATTTCGCTGAGCTATCTAGAGCAGTTGTTCGCCCGTCTGAGGAAGAGCGAACTGGTCAAGAGCGTGCGCGGACCGGGCGGCGGATACCGTTTGGCCAAGGCGGCGCACGAGACGGTGGTCGCCGAGATCGTGCTGGCGGTGGATGAACCGATCCGGGCGACGCGATGCGTGGCGCATGGCTCGCCCAAGGGCTGCATGCTGGCCGGGGAACGCTGCATTACCCACAATCTCTGGGAAGACCTGGGCGACGAAATCCATCGCTATCTGGCCGGCGTGTCGCTGGAGGATGTGGTGATGAACCGCACGGGCCAGCGTCGGCGCAACGTCGAGCCCTCTGCCGTGGGGGTGGCGGCATGA
- a CDS encoding alpha/beta hydrolase gives MPEVILPGASGRIEGRYSPGKRPNAPIALILHPHPKAGGHMNNPVAVTLHQLFQQRGFATLRYNSRGVGKSQGEFDSGIGELADAATALDWLQANNPGASQTWVAGYQFGAYIGMQLLMRRPETDGFISVSPPSNMYDFSFLAPCPASGLFLHGTADTIVPPVEVERVVNKLRTQKGIIIDYELEEGASHFWQDHMSAVETRVGAYLDKRLEEKPA, from the coding sequence ATGCCTGAAGTCATCCTGCCCGGCGCCTCCGGTCGCATCGAAGGCCGCTATTCCCCGGGCAAGCGCCCGAACGCCCCGATCGCGCTGATCCTGCATCCGCACCCCAAGGCGGGCGGGCACATGAACAACCCGGTCGCGGTCACCCTGCACCAGCTGTTCCAGCAGCGCGGCTTTGCGACCCTGCGCTATAACTCGCGCGGCGTCGGCAAGTCGCAGGGCGAGTTCGATTCGGGCATCGGCGAGCTGGCCGACGCGGCCACCGCCCTCGACTGGCTCCAGGCCAACAATCCCGGCGCCAGCCAGACCTGGGTCGCCGGCTATCAGTTCGGCGCCTATATCGGCATGCAGCTTCTGATGCGTCGCCCCGAAACGGACGGCTTCATCTCGGTCTCGCCGCCGTCGAACATGTACGACTTCAGCTTCCTGGCGCCTTGCCCGGCGTCCGGCCTGTTCCTGCACGGCACGGCCGACACCATCGTCCCGCCGGTCGAGGTCGAGCGCGTGGTCAACAAGCTGCGCACCCAAAAGGGCATCATCATCGACTACGAACTGGAAGAGGGCGCCAGCCACTTCTGGCAGGACCACATGAGCGCGGTCGAAACCCGCGTCGGCGCCTATCTGGACAAGCGTCTGGAAGAAAAGCCGGCCTGA
- a CDS encoding transporter codes for MRPPLLIALIACLASPTVVAAQSAPERDFCADRPGKGTPTCILDKGRWQVELGLFDGARQTDDATRTDTWDAGDLFVRYGLTGLTELQLGLTTWNRERILDRATGDREVAEGVGDLSIGLRHSLKNPDGSGLSVAISGFVTAPTGARDIRADGFEGGVILPVSIPLNDDWSLSLSPEIDWVSDADGDGRHGAYTMVAGVGRGFGQWDLGAEVWISRDDDPVAPTTPSTFDLTAVWSPPDLPDAQLDFGLNFGLNDDSPDVEFGVGLARRF; via the coding sequence ATGCGCCCGCCCCTTCTGATCGCCTTGATCGCCTGCCTGGCCTCGCCCACTGTGGTGGCGGCTCAGTCTGCGCCAGAGCGCGATTTCTGCGCCGATCGCCCCGGCAAGGGCACGCCGACCTGCATCCTCGACAAGGGCCGCTGGCAGGTCGAACTCGGCCTGTTCGACGGCGCGCGTCAGACGGACGACGCCACACGGACCGACACCTGGGACGCCGGCGATCTCTTCGTGCGCTATGGCCTGACGGGCCTGACCGAGCTTCAACTCGGGCTCACGACCTGGAATCGCGAACGGATCCTCGACCGCGCGACCGGCGACCGTGAGGTGGCTGAGGGCGTCGGCGATCTCAGTATCGGCCTGCGCCACTCGCTGAAGAACCCTGACGGCTCGGGCCTGTCCGTCGCGATTTCCGGTTTCGTCACCGCGCCGACGGGTGCGCGCGATATTCGCGCCGACGGTTTCGAGGGCGGCGTCATCTTGCCGGTCTCCATCCCGCTGAACGACGACTGGAGCCTGAGTCTGTCGCCCGAGATCGACTGGGTCTCGGATGCGGACGGCGACGGCCGCCACGGCGCCTATACGATGGTCGCCGGCGTCGGACGCGGCTTCGGCCAATGGGATCTGGGCGCGGAGGTCTGGATCAGCCGCGACGATGATCCCGTCGCGCCGACCACGCCGTCCACCTTCGACCTGACCGCCGTCTGGTCGCCCCCGGACCTGCCCGACGCCCAGCTGGACTTCGGCCTCAACTTCGGCCTGAACGACGACAGCCCAGATGTGGAGTTTGGCGTCGGTCTCGCACGGCGGTTCTAA
- a CDS encoding YdeI/OmpD-associated family protein has protein sequence MTDATDIPGGVVHDLPDDLRETLVAAPDALATWRDITPLARNEWICWIESAKKADTRRKRLDWGRASLTDGKRRPCCWPGCPHR, from the coding sequence ATGACCGATGCGACCGACATCCCGGGCGGCGTGGTTCACGACCTGCCTGACGACCTGCGCGAGACTTTGGTCGCCGCGCCCGACGCCCTGGCGACCTGGCGCGACATCACGCCCCTGGCCCGCAACGAATGGATCTGCTGGATCGAGTCCGCCAAGAAGGCGGACACCCGGCGCAAACGGCTGGATTGGGGCCGGGCGAGCTTGACCGACGGCAAGCGCCGCCCCTGCTGCTGGCCCGGCTGCCCCCACCGTTAG
- the ahpF gene encoding alkyl hydroperoxide reductase subunit F — MLDANLKSQLEAYLKNIVHPVELVASLGAGPKSIELKTLLEEIVSVSHGKVEMGRDYDDERQPSFLIRRKGTDIGVRFAGIPLGHEFTSLVLALLHVGGHPSKAAQEVIQQVRDLDGDYVFETYFSLSCQNCPDVVQALNLMSVINPRIKHVAIEGGLFKDEVEERKIMAVPTVFLNGELFGQGRMELEQIVAKLDSGSEARAAERLKSKDPFEVLVVGGGPAGAAAAIYTARKGIRTGVVAERFGGQVLDTMAIENFVSVPYTEGPKLAAHLEQHVREYDVDLMNLQKAAKLIPAKVPGGLHEVVLENGASLKSRTIILSTGARWRQMNVPGEEQYKNKGVAYCPHCDGPLFKGKRVAVIGGGNSGVEAAIDLAGIVAHVTLIEYDSELRADAVLQRKLATLPNVRIVTSALTTQVHGDGEKVTGLSYKDRNSDAHHDVDLEGIFVQIGLVPNTEWLHGAVGLTPRGEIEVDHRGETSQPGVFAAGDATTVPYKQIVIAMGEGSKAGLSAFDYMIRTEPAKEAVAEPA; from the coding sequence ATGCTAGACGCCAACCTGAAATCCCAGCTCGAAGCCTACCTCAAGAACATCGTCCATCCCGTCGAACTGGTCGCCTCGCTGGGTGCGGGGCCCAAGTCGATCGAGCTGAAAACTCTGCTGGAGGAGATCGTCTCGGTCTCGCACGGCAAGGTGGAGATGGGCCGCGACTATGATGACGAACGCCAGCCCAGCTTCCTGATCCGCAGGAAGGGCACGGACATCGGCGTGCGATTCGCGGGCATTCCGCTGGGCCACGAGTTCACCTCGCTGGTGCTGGCCCTGCTGCACGTTGGCGGCCATCCGTCCAAGGCGGCGCAGGAGGTGATCCAGCAGGTCAGGGACCTGGACGGCGACTATGTGTTCGAGACCTATTTCTCGCTGTCGTGCCAGAACTGCCCGGACGTGGTGCAGGCGCTGAACCTGATGAGCGTGATCAATCCGCGCATCAAACACGTCGCCATCGAAGGCGGCCTGTTCAAGGACGAGGTCGAAGAACGCAAGATCATGGCCGTGCCGACGGTCTTCCTGAACGGCGAACTGTTCGGTCAGGGCCGGATGGAGCTGGAGCAGATCGTCGCCAAGCTGGATTCCGGCTCCGAAGCCCGCGCGGCCGAGCGTCTGAAGTCGAAGGATCCGTTCGAGGTTCTGGTGGTCGGCGGCGGGCCGGCCGGGGCGGCGGCGGCGATCTATACGGCGCGCAAGGGCATTCGCACGGGCGTGGTCGCCGAACGCTTCGGCGGTCAGGTGCTGGACACGATGGCGATCGAGAACTTCGTCTCGGTCCCCTACACCGAGGGACCCAAGCTGGCGGCCCATCTGGAGCAGCACGTCCGCGAGTATGACGTGGACCTGATGAACCTGCAGAAGGCGGCCAAGCTGATCCCGGCCAAGGTTCCAGGCGGCCTACACGAGGTGGTGCTGGAGAACGGCGCATCGCTGAAATCGCGCACCATCATCCTGTCGACCGGCGCGCGCTGGCGCCAGATGAACGTGCCGGGCGAAGAGCAGTACAAAAACAAGGGCGTGGCCTATTGCCCGCACTGCGACGGACCGCTGTTCAAGGGCAAGCGGGTGGCGGTGATCGGCGGCGGCAACTCGGGCGTCGAGGCGGCGATCGACCTGGCGGGCATCGTCGCCCATGTGACCCTGATCGAATACGACAGCGAGCTGCGGGCCGATGCGGTGCTGCAGCGCAAGCTGGCGACCCTGCCGAACGTGCGGATCGTGACCTCGGCCCTGACGACCCAGGTGCATGGCGACGGCGAGAAGGTGACAGGGCTGTCCTACAAGGACCGCAACTCTGACGCCCATCACGACGTCGATCTGGAAGGCATCTTCGTGCAGATCGGTCTGGTGCCGAACACCGAATGGCTGCACGGCGCGGTGGGCCTGACCCCGCGCGGCGAGATCGAGGTGGATCACCGCGGCGAGACCTCGCAGCCGGGCGTCTTTGCGGCGGGCGACGCGACGACCGTGCCCTACAAGCAGATCGTCATCGCCATGGGCGAGGGGTCCAAGGCGGGTCTGTCGGCCTTCGACTACATGATCCGCACCGAGCCGGCGAAAGAGGCCGTGGCCGAACCGGCTTGA
- the ahpC gene encoding alkyl hydroperoxide reductase subunit C yields MALINTTIKPFTAEAYKGGKFLTVTDADVAGKWAIFFFYPADFTFVCPTELEDLADHYAEFQKLGVEIYSVSTDTHFSHKAWHDSSPAIGKIEYTMLGDPSGLVTNNFDAMRPGVGLADRATFLVDPDGVIQFTETTSEGIGRNAAELLRKVKAAQYVRSHPGEVCPAKWEEGEATLAPSLDLVGKI; encoded by the coding sequence ATGGCTCTCATCAACACGACCATCAAACCCTTTACGGCCGAAGCCTATAAGGGCGGCAAATTCCTGACGGTCACGGACGCCGACGTCGCGGGCAAGTGGGCGATCTTCTTCTTTTATCCGGCCGACTTCACCTTCGTGTGCCCGACCGAACTGGAAGACCTGGCTGACCACTACGCCGAGTTCCAGAAGCTGGGCGTCGAGATCTATTCGGTGTCGACCGACACCCACTTCTCGCACAAGGCCTGGCACGACTCGTCGCCGGCGATCGGCAAGATCGAATACACGATGCTGGGCGATCCGTCGGGCCTGGTGACCAACAACTTCGACGCCATGCGTCCGGGCGTGGGCCTGGCCGACCGCGCGACCTTCCTGGTCGATCCGGACGGCGTGATCCAGTTCACCGAGACGACGTCGGAAGGCATCGGCCGCAACGCCGCCGAACTGCTGCGCAAGGTCAAGGCCGCCCAGTATGTGCGCTCGCACCCGGGCGAAGTCTGCCCGGCCAAGTGGGAAGAAGGCGAAGCCACCCTGGCCCCGTCGCTCGACCTCGTCGGCAAGATCTAA